In Paenibacillus kyungheensis, the following are encoded in one genomic region:
- a CDS encoding GNAT family N-acetyltransferase: MLLKAATEQDASFLFELFEAQKTAELGLENVDSHFKNSIITMQWNSKNQSYLHSFPNLNTFVICYEEQAVGSCMIDYTPQEIHIIDILISSNFRNLGIGTLLFKQLQLEAQQQKIPLRLQVAIGNPAQRLYERLEFKTYQSDQVYVSMEWMPSSFQSTLSS; encoded by the coding sequence ATGCTTTTAAAAGCCGCAACTGAGCAGGATGCGAGCTTTTTGTTTGAATTATTTGAAGCACAGAAAACAGCAGAATTAGGCTTAGAAAATGTAGATTCTCATTTTAAAAACAGTATTATTACTATGCAGTGGAATTCCAAAAATCAAAGTTATCTTCATAGCTTTCCTAACCTGAACACATTTGTTATCTGTTATGAAGAACAAGCTGTAGGTTCTTGTATGATCGATTACACACCTCAAGAAATACACATTATTGATATTCTTATCTCCTCAAACTTCCGCAATCTAGGTATAGGCACACTTCTTTTCAAACAATTACAACTAGAAGCACAACAACAAAAAATTCCTCTTCGTTTACAAGTAGCTATCGGTAATCCCGCACAACGTTTATACGAACGGTTAGAATTCAAAACGTATCAATCCGATCAAGTGTATGTATCTATGGAATGGATGCCGTCCTCTTTTCAATCAACTCTATCTTCCTAA
- a CDS encoding beta strand repeat-containing protein, whose product MLSFILVLTSTGWSGHNVASAATTWTTATSNTTQPIYKVAYGNGMWVGAAEGGKVVTSTDGSTWAERTVDTATTPYAQSFLNVTYGGGKWVVVGNEGHVFTSSDGINWTNNSINTANNLSAVVYANSTYVIGANSGNIYYSSDAVTWTNTKPASDDFLGVAYGNSIFVAVGANGIAYSSPDGTTWTNRGPIAGSSSVYSVRFLNGTFYATSDGKIVTSTNGTSWNTPQTISGASGTVLYDITYSTGKYVIVGDLDGNFTNGVILTSTDATSWTTETPNSTPVLYGVASTSNQFTAVGDSGAIRTQSIAAASTNANLSALSLSAGTLSPAFASGTTNYTASVGNATTSLTVTPTVADGTASVKVNGVTVTSGNASGAIALAVGSNTITTVVTAQDGTTTKTYTITVTRAGSSNADLSALSLSAGTLSPAFASGTTNYTASVGNATTSLTVTPTVADSTASVKVNGVTVTSGNASGAIPLNVGSNTITTVVTAQNNTTKTYTITVTRSASSNANLSGLSLSAGTLSPTFASGTTSYTASVGNATTSLTVTPTIADSTASVTVNGVAVTSGNASGAIALAVGSNTITTVVTAQDGTTTRTYTITVTRAGSSNADLSALSLSAGTLSPTFASGTTSYTASVSNATTSLTVTPTVADSTASVTVNGVAVTSGNASGAIALAVGSNTITTVVTAQDGTTRTYTLTVTRKAATNNANLANILISAGTLSPAFDTTITAYNASVTATTSSIDITPTTQDINATVKINGNNVSSGNTSSVNLAVGVNTVAIEVTAQDGSIKTYRIDIQRPQNANLSNLTISEGTLNPVFNTNTKSYTATVNYSSSTIQVTPTAISTPQAITVAGIEATSASPTTVALAVGSNTVPIVITMGDGSTQTYTITITRNNISDDDAVDEAYNALVIGYAAGDSASSVTQNLTLALTGTNGTIINWNSSNPSIIQNNGTVTRPSYPNPDTTITLNAVIQKNTALSIKTFTVVVKALPITDAQAVAADIQTLQVQYASGDNANSVTQNVGLAQAGSNNTVITWESSNPQRVSSAGTVTRSTYSEGDQTIRLTAQVTRGIVTDTKTFDLIIKAKSASSGSNLKGLTVNGLVLSPAFNPEINNYNMSVNNSTSTVTVTASVYDPEATITVNGKALADAGTSDPIALSVGDNVITIIVTAQNGATQTYTITIKRDKKSDSGSGGGGSGNNDDPSTPGTTPGTTEPTTPSTPATDGFEIIVNGRQIEQIATGVLEQQNGQAVFTATVDTDKLGNLLANEGNAPQVIIPVKASADKVNTVLTGEAVQILAGAQATLRIETVLGNYTLPSTQLRIQQLAGELGNNASSAQLQVNVTITRSTDAILTALNNRASRDGFTVAMAPVDFNITASYNNQVSTVNEFTTYVKRELPIPADYDPNRITTAVVVDAQGNIHHVPTAVAQQGNAYYAVVNSLTNSNYGLIWNPKEFPDVANHWSKSAVNDMASRLVVNGVDSTHFNPNSNVNRAEFAAILVRALGLSDTGTSSKFSDVSTSDWYMGAVTVANKYNLIDGYENGTFRPNQTISRQEAFVILNRAIAIVKLQQATGSTTTLSSYSDQRKVATWAQTATQAVLSSGVVQGNGKLLNPTGQMSRAETATVMQRLLKLAKLI is encoded by the coding sequence ATGTTATCCTTCATTTTAGTACTAACCTCTACAGGATGGTCAGGTCATAATGTAGCTTCTGCTGCTACGACATGGACAACAGCAACATCTAATACAACTCAACCGATTTATAAAGTAGCCTATGGAAATGGAATGTGGGTAGGTGCGGCTGAAGGTGGTAAAGTGGTAACTTCTACTGACGGATCTACCTGGGCAGAACGGACAGTAGATACTGCTACAACCCCATATGCTCAATCTTTCTTAAATGTTACGTACGGAGGAGGAAAATGGGTAGTTGTTGGGAATGAAGGTCATGTTTTCACTTCAAGTGACGGGATAAATTGGACAAACAACAGTATTAATACAGCTAATAATTTGAGCGCAGTCGTATATGCTAATTCAACATATGTTATTGGTGCTAATAGCGGGAATATTTATTATTCTTCGGACGCTGTCACATGGACGAATACCAAGCCTGCTTCAGATGATTTTTTAGGAGTAGCTTATGGTAATAGCATTTTTGTAGCAGTAGGTGCTAATGGAATAGCGTATAGTTCACCAGATGGTACGACTTGGACAAATAGAGGACCTATTGCAGGAAGTAGCTCTGTATATTCTGTCAGATTTTTAAACGGTACTTTTTACGCAACATCAGATGGAAAAATAGTAACTTCTACGAACGGTACAAGTTGGAATACTCCTCAAACGATTTCTGGAGCATCTGGAACTGTTTTATATGATATTACTTATAGTACTGGTAAATACGTAATTGTTGGAGACCTAGATGGGAATTTTACCAACGGAGTTATTTTGACTTCAACTGATGCTACATCATGGACTACGGAAACGCCAAATTCAACGCCCGTTTTGTATGGAGTTGCATCAACTAGCAATCAATTTACAGCAGTAGGTGATTCGGGAGCTATTAGAACACAGTCTATTGCAGCTGCAAGTACGAATGCGAATCTAAGCGCATTGTCATTAAGTGCAGGAACACTATCCCCAGCATTCGCCTCAGGAACAACCAATTACACCGCTAGTGTGGGTAATGCAACAACAAGTCTTACCGTAACTCCAACAGTAGCAGATGGTACGGCAAGTGTGAAAGTTAACGGAGTCACCGTAACCAGTGGAAATGCGTCGGGAGCGATTGCGCTGGCTGTAGGATCTAATACCATCACTACTGTAGTTACTGCTCAGGATGGAACAACGACTAAAACGTATACCATTACTGTTACTCGAGCAGGCAGCAGTAATGCAGATCTAAGCGCATTGTCATTAAGTGCAGGAACACTGTCTCCTGCTTTTGCTTCAGGAACAACCAATTACACCGCTAGTGTGGGTAATGCAACAACAAGTCTTACCGTAACTCCAACAGTAGCAGATAGTACGGCAAGTGTGAAAGTTAATGGAGTCACCGTAACCAGTGGAAATGCGTCGGGAGCGATTCCACTAAACGTAGGATCTAATACCATCACAACAGTTGTAACAGCGCAAAACAATACAACTAAAACATACACAATTACTGTTACTCGATCAGCAAGTAGTAATGCAAATTTGAGTGGATTGTCATTAAGTGCAGGAACACTATCTCCAACATTCGCCTCAGGAACAACGAGTTATACAGCAAGTGTGGGTAATGCAACAACAAGTCTTACGGTAACTCCAACAATAGCAGATAGCACAGCAAGTGTGACAGTTAATGGAGTTGCAGTAACTAGTGGAAATGCGTCGGGAGCAATTGCACTGGCTGTAGGATCTAATACCATTACTACTGTAGTTACTGCTCAGGATGGGACAACAACTAGAACGTATACTATTACTGTTACTCGAGCAGGCAGCAGTAATGCAGATCTAAGCGCATTGTCATTAAGTGCAGGAACACTGTCTCCAACATTTGCCTCAGGAACAACGAGTTACACAGCAAGTGTCTCTAATGCAACAACAAGTCTTACCGTAACTCCAACGGTAGCAGATAGCACAGCAAGTGTGACAGTTAATGGAGTTGCAGTAACTAGTGGCAATGCGTCGGGAGCAATTGCGCTGGCTGTAGGATCTAATACCATTACTACTGTAGTTACTGCTCAGGATGGAACAACTCGCACATATACACTTACAGTCACTAGAAAAGCTGCAACGAATAATGCTAATCTAGCGAATATCTTAATTAGTGCAGGAACACTTTCTCCAGCATTTGATACTACTATTACTGCGTATAATGCTTCTGTTACTGCAACAACAAGTAGTATAGATATCACGCCAACGACACAAGACATCAATGCTACAGTAAAAATCAATGGAAATAATGTTTCGAGTGGAAATACATCGTCAGTAAATCTTGCTGTGGGAGTGAATACAGTAGCGATTGAAGTGACTGCACAAGACGGTTCGATCAAAACTTATAGGATCGATATTCAACGTCCACAAAATGCTAACTTGAGCAATTTAACGATTAGTGAAGGAACATTAAACCCTGTATTTAATACAAATACAAAATCATATACCGCCACAGTCAATTATTCATCTTCGACGATACAAGTGACACCAACAGCTATCTCTACACCTCAAGCAATCACTGTAGCAGGTATAGAAGCAACTAGCGCAAGTCCAACTACTGTTGCATTAGCTGTAGGAAGCAATACGGTTCCTATAGTTATTACAATGGGAGATGGATCAACTCAAACGTATACAATTACAATTACACGTAACAATATTAGTGATGATGATGCTGTTGATGAAGCGTACAATGCTTTGGTGATTGGTTATGCAGCAGGAGATAGTGCTAGTTCAGTGACTCAAAATCTGACTCTGGCTTTAACAGGAACGAATGGAACGATCATCAATTGGAATAGTAGCAATCCAAGTATTATACAAAACAACGGAACAGTAACACGTCCATCTTATCCTAATCCAGATACTACTATTACTCTAAATGCTGTGATTCAGAAAAATACAGCTTTGTCGATTAAAACGTTTACTGTAGTCGTCAAAGCACTTCCTATTACTGATGCACAAGCAGTTGCAGCAGATATACAAACACTACAAGTGCAGTATGCCAGTGGAGATAACGCAAATTCAGTAACCCAAAATGTTGGACTTGCTCAAGCAGGAAGCAACAATACGGTGATTACTTGGGAATCAAGCAATCCACAACGAGTGAGTTCAGCAGGTACAGTGACACGTAGCACATATAGTGAAGGCGATCAGACTATTCGCTTAACTGCTCAAGTAACACGTGGAATCGTTACAGATACCAAAACGTTTGATCTGATCATCAAAGCCAAATCTGCTTCAAGCGGAAGCAATCTCAAAGGGCTCACTGTCAATGGACTTGTATTGAGTCCAGCATTTAATCCAGAGATCAATAATTATAATATGAGTGTAAATAACTCTACGAGCACAGTGACAGTAACAGCATCGGTGTATGATCCAGAGGCAACGATAACTGTAAATGGTAAAGCACTTGCAGATGCTGGGACATCGGATCCAATCGCTTTGTCTGTAGGAGATAATGTCATTACCATTATCGTCACTGCTCAAAATGGTGCTACACAAACGTATACAATTACAATCAAACGTGATAAAAAATCTGACTCTGGTTCAGGTGGCGGTGGATCAGGCAATAATGATGATCCTAGTACCCCGGGTACAACGCCAGGCACGACAGAGCCGACTACACCAAGTACACCTGCAACAGACGGGTTTGAGATTATCGTCAATGGACGACAAATCGAACAAATTGCTACAGGTGTATTGGAACAACAAAATGGTCAAGCTGTTTTTACAGCAACAGTGGATACAGACAAATTAGGTAATCTATTGGCAAATGAAGGCAATGCTCCACAGGTTATTATTCCAGTCAAAGCAAGTGCAGACAAAGTGAATACAGTACTAACCGGAGAAGCTGTACAGATTCTTGCAGGTGCACAAGCAACGTTACGAATTGAGACCGTTCTAGGTAATTACACATTACCTTCAACTCAATTACGTATTCAACAATTAGCAGGAGAGCTAGGCAATAATGCTTCTTCAGCACAGTTGCAAGTGAATGTCACAATTACGCGTAGTACCGATGCTATCCTAACAGCGTTGAATAATCGTGCAAGTCGGGATGGATTCACAGTGGCGATGGCTCCAGTAGATTTCAATATCACAGCTTCTTACAATAATCAGGTTTCAACTGTCAATGAATTTACCACTTATGTCAAACGCGAATTACCAATTCCAGCCGATTATGATCCGAATCGAATTACAACCGCAGTTGTTGTAGATGCACAAGGAAATATACACCATGTGCCTACTGCTGTCGCTCAACAAGGTAATGCTTATTATGCAGTTGTAAACAGCTTGACCAATAGTAATTACGGTCTGATCTGGAATCCGAAAGAATTCCCTGACGTAGCTAATCACTGGTCGAAATCAGCTGTAAACGATATGGCTTCACGTTTGGTCGTGAACGGAGTCGATTCAACACACTTTAATCCAAATAGTAATGTGAACAGAGCAGAATTTGCAGCTATTCTAGTACGTGCTCTGGGTCTGTCCGACACAGGTACATCTTCCAAATTCTCAGATGTATCGACATCCGATTGGTATATGGGAGCTGTAACGGTAGCCAATAAATACAATTTGATCGATGGATATGAAAATGGTACATTCCGTCCTAATCAAACGATTTCTCGTCAGGAAGCGTTTGTGATTCTGAATCGTGCAATAGCGATCGTCAAATTGCAACAAGCGACAGGCAGTACTACTACATTGAGCAGTTATTCTGATCAACGTAAAGTGGCTACCTGGGCGCAGACTGCAACACAAGCAGTCTTGTCATCTGGCGTCGTTCAAGGTAATGGAAAATTGCTGAATCCAACTGGTCAAATGAGTAGAGCAGAGACAGCTACAGTGATGCAACGCCTACTGAAATTAGCCAAATTGATCTAA
- the cls gene encoding cardiolipin synthase yields the protein MSILSHLSWIFIAINIFFALFIVFLERRNIGATWAWLMILVFLPVVGFIVYLFFGQNLSRVKKFRLRKEFRSIIESVVEDQRQEFHSRSFSFNDPSIGRYHELVHMNLISNYALYTQDNAVRIFADGNEKFDALFEDIANAKQYIHIQYYIIQRDELGRKLIDALTAKAREGVTVRLIYDAWGSSKVNKKFIHELREAGGQAAAFFPPSIPKVNFKLNYRNHRKLVIIDGDCGYIGGFNVGDEYLGKVKRFGYWRDTHLRVEGSSILQMQTHFLRDWHLALNTPMSEDYSLFAVTKPFTGKIGMQIVSSGPDSSLETIKYSYIKMIYEAKKSIMIQTPYFIPDESMITALKAAMLSGVQVHLMIPKKPDHQMVYWASYSYLRELLELNVSCYLYEKGFLHAKTMVIDGTIASVGTANMDIRSYKLNFEVNAIVYDSETATKLEELFLQDILDSKVLTLADYENRPLYQRMLESFARLLSPIL from the coding sequence ATGTCTATTTTATCGCATCTTTCCTGGATTTTTATTGCGATTAATATCTTTTTCGCTCTTTTTATTGTGTTTTTGGAAAGACGCAATATTGGAGCTACATGGGCATGGCTAATGATACTGGTCTTTTTACCGGTGGTTGGGTTTATTGTCTATTTATTTTTTGGTCAGAATTTGAGTCGGGTCAAAAAATTTAGATTGCGCAAAGAATTCAGGTCGATTATTGAATCCGTTGTAGAAGATCAGCGTCAAGAATTTCATTCCAGAAGTTTCTCGTTTAATGATCCTTCAATCGGTCGTTATCATGAATTAGTGCATATGAATTTGATTAGTAATTATGCACTGTATACACAGGATAATGCTGTTCGTATTTTTGCAGATGGTAATGAAAAGTTTGATGCTTTATTTGAAGATATTGCTAACGCCAAGCAGTATATTCATATCCAGTATTATATTATTCAGCGGGATGAATTGGGTCGCAAATTAATTGATGCCCTTACAGCCAAAGCGCGCGAAGGTGTCACTGTACGATTGATTTATGATGCGTGGGGCAGTTCCAAAGTAAACAAAAAATTTATCCATGAATTACGTGAAGCTGGCGGTCAAGCTGCTGCCTTTTTCCCACCTAGTATTCCCAAAGTTAATTTTAAATTAAATTATCGAAATCATCGCAAATTAGTCATTATTGATGGAGATTGTGGTTATATCGGTGGCTTCAATGTGGGCGATGAATATCTAGGCAAAGTCAAACGATTCGGGTACTGGCGTGATACTCATTTACGTGTAGAAGGCTCGTCTATTTTGCAAATGCAGACTCACTTTTTGCGAGATTGGCATTTGGCACTGAATACTCCAATGTCTGAAGATTATTCACTGTTTGCTGTAACCAAGCCATTTACTGGTAAGATTGGAATGCAGATTGTATCCAGCGGCCCAGATAGCAGCTTGGAGACGATTAAGTATTCGTATATCAAAATGATCTATGAAGCCAAAAAAAGTATTATGATTCAGACACCGTATTTTATACCGGATGAAAGTATGATTACTGCGCTCAAAGCGGCAATGCTTTCCGGTGTTCAAGTGCATCTAATGATCCCCAAAAAACCAGATCATCAAATGGTCTACTGGGCTTCTTACTCGTATTTGCGTGAATTGTTAGAACTGAACGTTAGTTGTTATCTGTATGAAAAAGGATTTCTGCATGCCAAAACAATGGTAATCGATGGTACGATTGCTTCGGTCGGTACAGCCAATATGGATATTCGTAGTTATAAGCTGAACTTTGAAGTGAATGCGATTGTCTATGATAGCGAAACAGCTACCAAGCTAGAAGAACTCTTTTTACAAGATATCTTGGATAGCAAAGTTCTTACACTGGCTGATTATGAGAATCGTCCACTTTATCAACGAATGCTTGAATCATTCGCTCGTCTGCTTTCTCCGATATTATAA
- a CDS encoding D-2-hydroxyacid dehydrogenase family protein, which produces MKLNCAILDDYQHVAEQMADWSVIESQVNIDSYHEYFEDRNELIEAIQDYEILVIMRERTKFPEDVLRKLPNLKLLITTGMRNASIDLKAAGKLGITVCGTRGKGAAPTELTWALILGLSRHLIQENESFRNNGAWQSTIGIGLQGKTLGLLGLGKIGQQMATIGQAMGMNILAWSENLTAERAEAAHVQLAASKEELLAESDFLSIHLVLSDRTRRIIGKSELALMKPSAYLINTSRAGIVDQTAMIEALQDGTIAGAGLDVFDTEPLPSDHILRKLPNVLATPHIGYVSDDNYKCFYKDAVDNIVGYLNNDIQRELIYVRT; this is translated from the coding sequence ATGAAGCTGAACTGTGCCATTCTTGATGATTACCAGCATGTTGCCGAGCAGATGGCAGATTGGTCAGTAATCGAATCGCAAGTGAATATTGATAGTTATCACGAATATTTTGAAGATCGAAATGAATTGATTGAAGCGATTCAGGATTATGAAATTCTAGTTATCATGCGTGAACGGACGAAGTTTCCAGAAGATGTACTTCGTAAATTGCCTAATCTTAAATTATTGATTACTACAGGCATGCGCAACGCTTCGATTGACCTCAAAGCAGCAGGGAAATTAGGAATTACAGTCTGCGGAACACGAGGAAAAGGAGCTGCACCGACTGAATTAACATGGGCGCTTATTTTAGGATTGTCCCGTCATTTGATCCAAGAAAATGAATCGTTTCGCAACAATGGAGCATGGCAAAGTACGATTGGAATCGGATTACAAGGAAAAACATTAGGGCTATTGGGATTAGGTAAAATCGGACAACAAATGGCTACGATCGGGCAAGCGATGGGAATGAATATTCTGGCATGGAGTGAAAATCTAACAGCTGAACGAGCAGAGGCGGCTCATGTGCAATTGGCAGCTTCCAAAGAAGAACTATTAGCTGAAAGCGACTTTCTATCGATCCATCTGGTACTTAGCGATCGCACACGCCGAATAATAGGAAAATCCGAATTAGCTTTGATGAAGCCTTCTGCATACTTGATCAATACTTCACGTGCAGGCATTGTTGATCAGACTGCTATGATCGAAGCATTACAAGATGGGACGATTGCAGGAGCTGGATTAGATGTATTTGATACAGAGCCTTTACCGTCAGATCATATATTACGCAAATTACCCAATGTATTAGCAACACCGCATATTGGTTATGTATCCGATGATAATTACAAATGCTTTTATAAAGATGCAGTAGATAACATTGTAGGATATCTTAATAACGATATACAGCGAGAACTAATCTATGTGCGAACGTAA
- the thrS gene encoding threonine--tRNA ligase: MSIHISLPDGSIRSVDSPVSIAEFASSISTSLGKQAIAGKINNKLVDLNTIIDQDCAAQIITLDDPEGLAMYRHSTAHLMAQAIKRLYGDQQVKLGIGPVIADGFYYDIDIANPLSVEQLHDIEKEMHKIINENLPIVRKVISRAEAIDIFTDIHDPYKLELIHDLPLDAEISIYEQGEFFDLCRGPHLPSTGKIKVFKLLHVAGAYWRGDSNQKMLQRIYGTAFPKKAQLDEHLHVLEEAKKRDHRKLGKELDLFMFSEEAPGMPFYLPKGMALRTELENFSREMQLKNGYQEVRTPLMMNQRLWEQSGHWDHYKDNMYFAPVDAEAFALKPMNCPGHMLIYKNDLHSYRELPIRMMEFGQVHRHEFSGALNGMMRVRTFCQDDAHIYAMPHQIEDEINQAMTLLDDMYNVFGFEYKIELSTRPADYMGADELWDQAEQALSNVLDHRGIEYTLNEGDGAFYGPKIDFHILDALKRSWQCGTIQLDFQMPEKFDLTYIGEDNLKHRPVVIHRAIYGSIDRFLGILTEHYSGAFPVWLAPVQIKLLPVSEHYIDYALQVKQQLMQVGIRVQIDIRNEKLGYKMREAQMEKVPYILVVGENEKNAHSASVRQHGGADLGVLSIEEIISKVAEQNSAKSS, from the coding sequence ATGTCTATTCACATTTCTTTACCTGACGGCTCAATCCGTTCTGTAGATTCACCTGTATCCATTGCTGAGTTCGCATCTTCGATCAGTACAAGTCTTGGTAAACAAGCTATCGCCGGCAAGATCAATAACAAGCTGGTTGATCTCAATACTATAATTGATCAAGACTGTGCTGCTCAGATCATCACTCTGGATGATCCAGAAGGTTTGGCTATGTATCGTCATAGTACTGCTCACCTGATGGCACAAGCTATTAAGCGTCTATACGGTGATCAACAAGTAAAGCTTGGTATTGGCCCTGTTATTGCAGATGGATTTTATTATGATATCGATATTGCTAACCCTTTATCTGTAGAACAATTGCATGATATTGAGAAAGAAATGCACAAGATTATCAACGAGAACCTCCCTATTGTCCGTAAAGTGATTAGCCGTGCAGAAGCGATAGATATTTTTACAGACATCCATGATCCTTATAAATTAGAACTGATTCACGATCTACCACTAGATGCAGAAATTTCAATCTATGAGCAAGGCGAATTTTTCGATCTTTGTCGTGGGCCTCATCTTCCTTCTACTGGAAAAATCAAAGTTTTCAAATTGTTACATGTTGCTGGTGCATACTGGCGTGGTGATTCCAATCAAAAAATGTTACAACGTATCTATGGCACAGCTTTTCCGAAAAAAGCTCAATTAGACGAACATCTACATGTACTGGAAGAAGCCAAAAAACGTGATCACCGCAAATTAGGCAAAGAACTCGATTTGTTTATGTTTTCAGAAGAAGCACCCGGGATGCCATTTTACTTGCCTAAAGGAATGGCTTTGCGGACAGAACTGGAGAACTTTTCACGTGAGATGCAATTGAAAAATGGTTATCAAGAAGTGCGTACACCGCTCATGATGAATCAACGACTTTGGGAACAATCCGGTCACTGGGATCATTACAAAGATAATATGTATTTTGCTCCTGTTGATGCTGAAGCTTTTGCACTCAAACCGATGAACTGTCCCGGACATATGTTGATCTATAAAAACGATCTTCATTCTTATCGTGAACTGCCTATTCGCATGATGGAGTTCGGTCAGGTGCATCGGCACGAGTTCTCTGGTGCGCTTAACGGTATGATGCGTGTACGCACTTTCTGTCAGGATGATGCTCATATCTATGCTATGCCTCATCAGATTGAAGATGAGATCAATCAGGCGATGACACTTCTCGATGATATGTATAACGTATTTGGATTTGAATACAAAATCGAATTATCGACTCGTCCAGCAGATTATATGGGTGCAGATGAGTTGTGGGATCAGGCGGAACAAGCATTAAGTAATGTTCTGGATCATCGAGGAATTGAGTATACACTTAATGAAGGTGATGGTGCTTTTTACGGTCCTAAAATTGATTTTCATATCCTAGATGCGCTCAAGCGTAGCTGGCAATGCGGTACAATCCAGCTTGATTTTCAAATGCCTGAAAAATTCGATCTTACTTATATAGGTGAAGACAATCTCAAGCATCGTCCGGTCGTGATTCACCGTGCGATCTACGGTTCGATCGATCGTTTTCTAGGTATTCTAACAGAGCACTATTCCGGTGCTTTCCCTGTCTGGTTAGCTCCTGTACAGATCAAGTTGTTACCTGTATCTGAACATTACATTGATTATGCATTACAGGTGAAGCAACAATTAATGCAAGTCGGGATTCGTGTGCAGATCGATATCCGTAACGAAAAGTTAGGATACAAAATGCGTGAAGCGCAAATGGAAAAAGTACCTTACATCTTAGTTGTTGGTGAAAATGAGAAAAATGCTCATAGTGCTTCTGTTCGTCAGCATGGTGGTGCAGATCTAGGTGTTCTTTCTATAGAAGAAATTATTTCAAAAGTTGCTGAGCAAAACAGTGCTAAGTCTTCGTAA
- a CDS encoding phage tail protein, whose translation MSEAFVGEIRMFAGNYAPEDWAFCDGQLLSISEYQTLFSLLGTTYGGDGQTNFAVPDLRGRLPIHIGTNSGIAYTLGQKSGSETNTLQTSELPAHTHLVKATSDTATVNTPANNTWASTASNLYSNVTTTDLTSMDSTAISSNIGGQAHNNMMPSLTISFIISLVGIYPPRP comes from the coding sequence ATGAGTGAAGCTTTTGTAGGAGAAATAAGAATGTTTGCTGGCAATTATGCACCTGAAGATTGGGCTTTTTGTGATGGACAATTACTTAGTATCAGTGAGTATCAAACGTTATTTTCATTATTAGGAACTACTTATGGTGGAGATGGACAGACTAATTTTGCTGTGCCTGATTTACGTGGTCGTCTACCTATTCATATTGGGACAAATTCGGGTATTGCTTATACTTTAGGGCAAAAATCAGGTTCAGAAACAAATACTTTACAAACGAGTGAATTACCCGCACATACTCACCTCGTCAAAGCCACATCCGATACGGCTACAGTCAATACACCTGCTAATAATACATGGGCTTCAACAGCAAGTAATCTCTACTCTAATGTCACGACAACTGATTTAACGTCTATGGATTCAACAGCCATTTCTAGTAACATTGGCGGTCAAGCACATAATAATATGATGCCTTCCCTCACTATTTCATTCATTATCAGTTTAGTTGGAATATATCCACCAAGACCCTAA
- a CDS encoding phage tail protein: MEPFVGELRIFPYGFIPKGWLACNGQILPINQNAALFSLLGQTYGGDGRTTFALPNLQGQVPLGTGVAASGTTYALGQKAGEANHPLTVTEMPQHNHNIKASSATASSKTPTNNAWSTPAPNTYKPSTGATPVTLAPNALSDAGTGAGHNNMQPYLALTICIATTGLYPPRP; encoded by the coding sequence ATGGAACCATTTGTAGGTGAACTTCGAATATTTCCTTATGGTTTTATTCCTAAAGGATGGCTAGCTTGTAATGGACAAATATTACCTATCAATCAGAATGCTGCTCTATTTTCATTATTGGGACAAACATATGGCGGAGATGGAAGGACGACATTTGCTCTACCTAATTTACAGGGACAAGTTCCACTTGGAACAGGAGTTGCTGCATCTGGAACAACCTATGCATTAGGTCAAAAAGCTGGAGAAGCCAATCATCCACTTACTGTTACTGAAATGCCTCAACATAATCATAATATAAAAGCATCTTCTGCAACTGCCTCTTCCAAAACACCAACAAATAATGCTTGGTCAACACCAGCACCAAATACTTACAAGCCTTCTACAGGTGCAACACCCGTAACATTAGCGCCTAATGCTCTTAGTGATGCAGGTACAGGTGCAGGTCATAACAATATGCAACCTTATTTGGCACTGACCATCTGTATTGCCACTACCGGCCTTTATCCACCTCGTCCTTAA